One Paenibacillus crassostreae DNA segment encodes these proteins:
- a CDS encoding ABC-F family ATP-binding cassette domain-containing protein, with protein MISTSGVTLRYGKRALFEDATIKFTPGNCYGLIGANGAGKSTFLKILSGEIEANSGEVHMTPGERMAVLKQNHYEYDEFQVLEVVIMGHIRLYEIMKEKDVLYAKSEFSEADGLRAGELEGEFAELNGWDAEPDAAALLIGLGISRELHDKKMTELSGNEKVRVLLAQALFGRPNNLLLDEPTNHLDLESIGWLENFLMDYEGTVIVVSHDRHFLNKVCTHIADIDFGKIQMYVGNYDFWYESSQLALRLSRDSNKKKEEKMKELQAFIQRFSANASKSKQATSRKKQLEKITLDDIRPSSRKYPFLHFKPEREAGKQLLTVDGISKSNGDEKVLDNVSFVVNKGDKIALVGPNGLPKSTLFDVLMGEQPADSGEYTWGITTTQAYFPKDNSSYFDGVDMNLVDWLRQYSQDQDETFLRGFLGRMLFAGEEALKKASVLSGGEKVRCMLAKMMLNGANVLVFDEPTNHLDLESITALNNGLTDFDGTILFTSHDHQFIQTIANRIIEITPTGIIDRSMSYDEYLDNEEIIALRKQMYPVEE; from the coding sequence ATGATTAGTACAAGCGGCGTGACACTCCGTTATGGAAAACGCGCACTTTTTGAAGATGCAACTATAAAATTCACACCAGGCAATTGCTACGGACTAATTGGCGCGAATGGTGCGGGTAAATCAACGTTTTTGAAGATTTTATCAGGAGAAATTGAAGCGAACTCAGGTGAGGTTCATATGACACCTGGAGAACGCATGGCAGTACTCAAGCAGAACCATTATGAATATGATGAATTTCAAGTCCTTGAAGTTGTTATTATGGGACATATTCGTTTGTATGAAATCATGAAGGAGAAGGATGTATTATATGCCAAATCCGAGTTCTCGGAAGCGGATGGCCTTCGTGCAGGGGAGCTTGAAGGAGAGTTTGCTGAACTGAATGGTTGGGACGCTGAACCAGATGCAGCGGCACTATTAATCGGTCTTGGGATTTCTCGTGAACTTCATGATAAGAAGATGACGGAACTTAGCGGGAACGAGAAGGTTCGCGTACTGTTGGCACAAGCGTTGTTCGGACGTCCGAATAACCTATTGCTCGATGAACCTACTAACCATTTGGATCTTGAATCCATTGGCTGGTTAGAGAACTTCTTGATGGATTATGAAGGTACCGTTATTGTGGTATCCCATGACCGTCACTTCTTGAATAAAGTATGTACGCATATCGCGGATATTGATTTTGGTAAGATTCAGATGTATGTAGGTAACTACGATTTCTGGTATGAATCTAGCCAACTTGCCCTACGGTTGTCAAGAGATTCTAATAAGAAAAAAGAAGAGAAGATGAAAGAGTTACAAGCCTTTATACAACGCTTCTCGGCCAATGCATCGAAATCTAAACAAGCAACTTCGCGTAAAAAACAGCTTGAGAAGATCACATTGGATGACATTCGTCCATCAAGCCGGAAATACCCTTTCTTACATTTCAAACCTGAACGTGAAGCAGGTAAGCAACTACTTACGGTTGATGGTATAAGTAAATCGAACGGTGATGAAAAAGTGCTCGATAATGTAAGCTTTGTAGTTAACAAAGGCGATAAGATTGCACTAGTAGGACCAAACGGTTTGCCTAAATCGACACTATTTGATGTTCTGATGGGTGAACAACCTGCTGATTCAGGTGAATATACTTGGGGGATTACGACAACTCAAGCTTATTTCCCGAAAGATAATTCCAGTTATTTCGATGGCGTGGATATGAATTTGGTAGATTGGCTACGCCAATATTCTCAAGATCAAGATGAAACGTTCTTACGCGGATTTTTGGGTCGTATGTTGTTCGCGGGAGAAGAAGCATTGAAGAAAGCAAGTGTCCTTTCTGGTGGTGAGAAAGTGCGTTGTATGTTAGCCAAGATGATGTTGAATGGTGCCAATGTTCTTGTGTTCGATGAACCTACGAATCACTTGGATTTGGAATCTATTACAGCTCTCAACAACGGACTTACTGATTTTGATGGAACGATTCTGTTTACATCACATGACCATCAGTTCATCCAAACGATTGCAAATCGGATTATCGAAATAACACCAACCGGTATTATTGATCGTTCGATGAGCTATGATGAATATTTGGATAACGAAGAAATTATAGCGCTGCGGAAACAGATGTATCCAGTAGAAGAATAA
- a CDS encoding DUF1328 domain-containing protein, whose product MLKWSVILLIIALIAGIFGFFNIVAAAASIAKILFFIFIVLFIISLFTGRSRNI is encoded by the coding sequence ATGCTTAAATGGTCTGTAATATTATTAATTATTGCGTTGATTGCAGGAATCTTCGGATTCTTCAATATAGTTGCCGCTGCTGCTTCTATTGCGAAAATACTCTTCTTTATCTTTATCGTATTGTTTATAATTTCTCTCTTTACAGGACGTTCTAGAAATATATAA